Below is a genomic region from bacterium.
ATTCCATCCGAGCACGGAAGGGAGTATCACCGTGTGCCCGAGGCTCGAGATCGGGAAGAGTTCGGTGACTCCCTGGAGAAGCCCGAGCACGACCGCCTGGAAATAGGTGAGCATAGGAACGTAGTATACGAGAGGCGGGGCGTATCTGCTATGCTACTCCCATGGACCGCCTCTTTCTCGTCCTCCTCGGGTTCGTGCCCGCGACCGCCGTCGCCTATTTCCTTCATGCGTCGCCCGTCCTCGTCTTTATCCTCTCCGCGATCGCCATCATCCCTTTGGCCAAGTACATCGGAACGGCGACCGAGGAGCTTGCTTCGCAGAGCGGCTCGGCGGTCGGGGGACTCCTTAACGCGACCTTCGGAAACGCGACCGAACTCCTGATCGGCATATTCGCGCTTCGCGCCGGACTTCTCGAAGTCGTGAAAGCTTCGATTACGGGCTCGATTCTCGGCAACCTCCTTTTGGTGCTCGGACTCGCGATGTTCGCCGGAGGCCTCGGCCGCGCGAAGCAGACGTTCAATATCACCGCAGCGAAAGCGAGCGCCTCGACGCTCCTTCTCGCCGCCATCGCCCTTGTCGTGCCGGCTCTCTTCGTTCTCACCGCCCCTGCCGCAGGGTTCCCGATCGTCGAGGAACTCTCGCTCACCATCGCGCTTCTTATGATTATTTCATACGGGGCGAGCCTCTGGTTTTCGCTCCGGACCCACAAGCATCTCTATACGGAAGACGAGGCGCTCCATACGCCCAAATGGAGCAGGAAGAAAAGCATCCTCATACTCCTCGGCGCGACCGTTCTCGTCGCGTGGATGAGCGAGATCCTCGTGGGTTCGATCGAGCCGCTCATACGCGTGTTCGGGTGGACCGAACTCTTCATCGGCGTCATCATCATCGCGATCGTGGGAAATGCCGCCGAGCATGCTTCCGCCGTCACGGTCGCCATGAAGAACCGCATGGACCTCGCGCTGCAAATCTCCATCGGTTCCGCGACCCAGATCGTGATGCTCGTCGCTCCGCT
It encodes:
- the cax gene encoding calcium/proton exchanger → MDRLFLVLLGFVPATAVAYFLHASPVLVFILSAIAIIPLAKYIGTATEELASQSGSAVGGLLNATFGNATELLIGIFALRAGLLEVVKASITGSILGNLLLVLGLAMFAGGLGRAKQTFNITAAKASASTLLLAAIALVVPALFVLTAPAAGFPIVEELSLTIALLMIISYGASLWFSLRTHKHLYTEDEALHTPKWSRKKSILILLGATVLVAWMSEILVGSIEPLIRVFGWTELFIGVIIIAIVGNAAEHASAVTVAMKNRMDLALQISIGSATQIVMLVAPLLIFASIFLGHPMSLVFNFFEVAALIFSVFIVNSIIDDGESNWFEGLQLLVAYLILAVAFFFYP